Part of the Bacillus andreraoultii genome is shown below.
GAACCGATTCATGAGTGTGCGGAGAAAGTAATGACTCCTAAACATTTTTCAAAAATGGATTCTAAACGATTCTTGACGTTCTTACTAATTGCATATGGATTAGAAGGATTAGGATATATTGTGACAGGTACGTTCATTGTGTCAATTGCAGAAAAAACAACTACTTTTAACCAACAAGCTACAGCAATCTGGACGGTTGTCGGATTATCGGCCATTCCTTCTTGTTATCTATGGGCAAAATTTGCAAAGAAAATCGGGGATGTACAGGCATTAATTACTGCTATGGTGCTGCAAGCTGTTGGAATTACACTTCCAGTCATTTGGAATGCAGAAGTGAGTTTTCTCTTATCAGCCATATTATTCGGTGCCACTTTTATGGGTATAACGACTTTAGCAACAACTTTAGCAAGAGAAATAGATTCCGAGAATAGTAGTCGAATAATTGGTATAATGACTACAATTTATGCTTCTGGTCAAATGATTGGCCCTGTGATTGCTGGGAGTTTCGCAACATTTACTGGAAGCTTTCATCTCCCGTTAATTGGTGCCGGAGTGTCTGTTTTAATGGGTTCATTCCTTCTTGTTTTATCTAAGAAAAAAATAAAGAGTTCAAATGAAAGTCAATTAAATTATTGATTTCGGGCTAGGTTACCAATAGAGAGTGAACTGAGACAAACGAACAGTCTAAACGTCAATATATGATTGAAAGGGGAAATATAAATGCCATACGTGAATATAAAGATAACGAAAGAAGATGTTACACCAGAAAAGAAAGCAGCGTTAATTAAAGGTGCGACCCAATTATTAGTCGACGTTCTAGGGAAAAATCCGAACACGACCGTCGTTGTCATTGATGAAGTGGATACCGATAATTGGGGAATTGGTGGAGAGACGGTAACTGTTCG
Proteins encoded:
- a CDS encoding tautomerase family protein, with product MPYVNIKITKEDVTPEKKAALIKGATQLLVDVLGKNPNTTVVVIDEVDTDNWGIGGETVTVRREKGL
- a CDS encoding YbfB/YjiJ family MFS transporter; the protein is MFSLTIAMGIGRFAYTPLLPLMQDDLGFSDTVAGLLATSNYAGYLVGALLASIIPTKEKRTFWLKVSLVSSVVTTGLMGLSHAYLIWHLLRFFSGVASSFVFVFASSIVLDKLARRGKTSWSGFFYSGVGFGIFSSSLLISYIHHSVQWEMLWIGLAALCGILTLFVSVWVRDKEPIHECAEKVMTPKHFSKMDSKRFLTFLLIAYGLEGLGYIVTGTFIVSIAEKTTTFNQQATAIWTVVGLSAIPSCYLWAKFAKKIGDVQALITAMVLQAVGITLPVIWNAEVSFLLSAILFGATFMGITTLATTLAREIDSENSSRIIGIMTTIYASGQMIGPVIAGSFATFTGSFHLPLIGAGVSVLMGSFLLVLSKKKIKSSNESQLNY